In one Aquabacterium sp. OR-4 genomic region, the following are encoded:
- a CDS encoding NUDIX domain-containing protein — protein MSEAGPHAAPAQPAEGTPKITAVDGAPTHDRPVTEVAVGVLVRRDAQGVEREFLLTTRPEGKVYAGYWEFPGGKFEPGETLEQALRRELHEELGITIGAVHPWQVAMFDYPHARVRLNFCKVFDWAGELHMREGQQMAWCTLPVQELPVLPGTLPVLRWFAAERGHSGATHREA, from the coding sequence GTGTCTGAGGCCGGCCCGCACGCGGCCCCGGCCCAACCCGCCGAGGGCACGCCGAAGATCACCGCGGTGGACGGCGCGCCCACCCACGACCGCCCGGTCACCGAGGTGGCCGTGGGCGTGCTGGTGCGCCGCGATGCGCAGGGCGTCGAGCGCGAGTTCCTGCTCACCACCCGGCCCGAGGGCAAGGTGTATGCCGGCTACTGGGAGTTTCCGGGCGGCAAGTTCGAGCCCGGCGAGACGCTCGAGCAGGCCTTGCGCCGCGAGCTGCACGAGGAGCTGGGCATCACCATCGGCGCTGTGCACCCCTGGCAGGTGGCGATGTTCGACTACCCGCATGCCCGCGTGCGGCTGAACTTCTGCAAGGTGTTCGACTGGGCCGGCGAGCTGCACATGCGCGAAGGCCAGCAGATGGCCTGGTGCACCCTGCCGGTGCAGGAGCTGCCGGTGCTGCCGGGCACGCTGCCGGTCTTGCGCTGGTTTGCCGCCGAGCGCGGCCACAGCGGCGCCACCCACCGCGAGGCCTGA
- the hisI gene encoding phosphoribosyl-AMP cyclohydrolase, translated as MDWLDSIKWDSDGLVPVIAQEAGSGDVLMFAWMNREALSRTAELGQAVYWSRSRRRLWHKGEESGHFQQVHELRLDCDADVVLMKVTQLGHDPGIACHTGRHSCFYSRLEGTAAARQWTAVEPVLEDPERIYKK; from the coding sequence ATGGATTGGCTCGACAGCATCAAGTGGGACAGCGACGGCCTGGTGCCGGTGATCGCGCAGGAGGCGGGCAGCGGCGATGTGCTGATGTTCGCCTGGATGAACCGCGAGGCCCTGAGCCGCACCGCCGAGCTGGGCCAGGCGGTGTACTGGAGCCGCTCGCGCCGGCGCCTGTGGCACAAGGGCGAAGAAAGCGGGCACTTCCAGCAGGTGCACGAGCTGCGCCTGGACTGCGACGCCGACGTGGTGCTGATGAAGGTCACACAACTCGGGCACGATCCCGGCATCGCGTGCCACACCGGCCGGCACAGCTGCTTTTACAGCCGGCTCGAGGGCACGGCCGCAGCGCGGCAGTGGACGGCCGTGGAGCCGGTGCTCGAAGACCCCGAGCGCATCTACAAGAAGTAA